The following are encoded in a window of Centroberyx gerrardi isolate f3 chromosome 1, fCenGer3.hap1.cur.20231027, whole genome shotgun sequence genomic DNA:
- the cebpa gene encoding LOW QUALITY PROTEIN: CCAAT/enhancer-binding protein alpha (The sequence of the model RefSeq protein was modified relative to this genomic sequence to represent the inferred CDS: inserted 3 bases in 2 codons), which produces MELSNLYEVXPRPLVTSLPHGQQPSSGYRDPXDLGDIGDNETSIDISAYIDPSAFNDDFLADLFHHGSRQDKVKMMNGEYDSVPCGPGPQQLYMANYMESKLEPLYEHHPPRIRPVAIKQEPRDDEDLNPALPPTYHHPHQHSQYSQHSQQQQHLPHLQYQIAHCAQTTMHLQPGHPTPPPTPVPSPHQHPHPHQHPHAHAQQGGLSAGPMKMLDRGKSKKHVDKNSPEYRLRRERNNVAVRKSRDKAKMRNVETQQKVVELSSDNERLRRRVEHLTRELDTLRGIFRQLPDGSFKPMGS; this is translated from the exons ATGGAGCTGTCCAACCTGTACGAGGT CCCCCGGCCCCTGGTGACCAGCCTGCCCCACGGCCAGCAGCCCTCCTCCGGCTACAGAGACC CAGACCTCGGCGACATTGGAGACAACGAGACCTCCATCGACATCAGCGCCTACATCGACCCGTCGGCTTTCAACGACGACTTCCTGGCCGACCTGTTCCACCACGGCTCCCGGCAGGACAAAGTCAAGATGATGAACGGCGAGTACGACTCGGTGCCGTGCGGCCCGGGTCCGCAGCAGCTCTACATGGCCAACTACATGGAGTCCAAGCTGGAGCCACTGTACGAGCACCACCCGCCCCGGATCCGACCCGTGGCCATCAAGCAGGAGCCCAGAGACGACGAGGACCTGAACCCGGCGCTGCCGCCCACCTACCACCACCCGCACCAGCATTCCCAGTACTCCCAGcattcccagcagcagcagcacctacCGCATCTCCAGTACCAGATTGCGCATTGCGCGCAGACTACCATGCACCTCCAGCCGGGccaccccacccctccgcccACCCCGGTGCCCAGCCCGCACCAGCACCCGCACCCTCACCAGCACCCGCACGCGCACGCCCAGCAGGGCGGCCTGTCCGCGGGTCCCATGAAGATGCTGGACCGGGGGAAATCCAAGAAGCACGTCGACAAGAACAGCCCGGAGTACCGGCTGCGGCGGGAGCGGAACAACGTGGCGGTGAGGAAGAGCAGGGACAAGGCGAAGATGCGCAACGTGGAGACGCAGCAGAAGGTGGTGGAGCTGTCATCCGACAAcgagaggctgaggaggagagtggagcaTCTGACCCGCGAGCTGGACACGTTACGGGGCATCTTCAGACAGCTGCCGGACGGGTCCTTCAAACCCATGGGCAGCTGA